GTTGATTGGGTTTCAATAATTTCGTTGGGAAGCACGTTAAACACGTTTTGAGCATATCTTGGGTTTCACGGTTTGATAATATTTTATATTGGTGATTTTTTGGTTCTTCATCGCGATTCTATTTCACTTTTGCTCTTCTGTAATTCGCTAAGACGATTATTAAAATAAGTTTTGACTTGCTCAACATATTCCGGTTTTAGAGTAAATTTACTGAAGTAACAACTAAAATCTCTATCCATGCCGTAAGTCCCATACTCAGCCCATTCCTCATCAAGCGTACAAGTTGCTTTAATCTGATCGTACAAATAACTAGAGTTTGAAAATTTTTCAAACAGATTATGTAACTCGTTATCTATCTGTTGATGCGGCAGAAAAAGATTAAAAGGCTTTTTATAGTCGCCATATTTATATGTATCTTCTTCTTCCCAGACAAAAGGTTTTTCGCAAGATTCCAAGATAGCTTGACAGGTTTTAATCATCTTTTCTTTATTTCCTATCTCCAAGGACATCTTTTAACACCTCTAAAATTTATTTTATTCATTTATTATACAATGATATAGTACAAAAATGAACTTTATGGTTTATTATGAAAGTTTTCAATAGGGAGAAAGTTTAAAGCAAGATGGAAAACAACGGTTCATATTCTCAGCAAAGTGCTGGAATGGTTTATCCATTGCACCACAAAACATAGAATATCGTCAGGCTATCGCACTGTTCTATATCCATAGTTGAAAAGAGTTTCTAAGCAAAGATGAGGTAATTACCATATATTGAGGCTATGATAATACTTCTTTTCATAGTATTCTTCAAGTATGTTTATATCCCAGTATTTATCTATGTTTAGGGGGCATTGATTATGAACCAAGTCTGGGTAAAGGATTATCATGAACTCAACGACTTTGAAAAGCTAAAGCTATCAAAAGATGGCTTAGATATCGTTGAAAAAATTCCGGATTACAAAGAATCTGGATTTGAAACTATAGATCCTAAAGAGCGGGATCTCTTAAAATGGGCAGGGGTGAATGTCCAAAAACCGCGGGATGCTGGATATTTTTTAATGCGTGTAAAAATTCCCAGTGGAGTAATGAATTCAAATCAAGCCCGTGTCTTAGCAAATATCGCAAAAGATTATGGTCGGGGAATTCTGGATTTAACGACTCGTCAAGCTTTCCAGTTTCATTGGCTTACGATAGAAAATATCCCTATAGTTATGAACATCTTGAATAAATTCCAATTGCATACTATCGGGTCCGAAGGAGACTGTCCTCGAACAATTATAGGGAACCCCCTTGCGGGAATAGACCCTAATGAAACGATCGATACCCGAGTGATTGTACAGGAGGTTTTTGAATATTTTCAGGGAAACAGAGAGTTTTCAAATCTCCCGCGGAAGTTCAAAATTTCTATTTCGACAAATGTGTACAATACTGGGCATGCACAAATCAACGATCTAGCATTTACACCGGCGGTTAAAAAAGATGGCAAAAATAATATTTACGGATTTCATGTTTATGTTGGCGGTGGTTTATCGGCAAAACCCTATCTTGCCCAAAAGTTGAATCTATTTGTTTATCCCCATGAAGTGTTAAAGGTTTCAATTGCTGTTACAACTCTTTTTAGAGATTATGGTTATAGAAAGAATCGTCGACACGCGAGGCTTAAATTTCTCTTTGCAGATTGGGGCAGAGACAAGTTTGAAACCGAGCTTTTAAAACTAACTGGCCCTCTTGAAACCAGTGGAATAGACTTAACTTGCGGCTGGAATGCGGGATATTTTTACGGTGTTCATCCTCAAAAACAATTAGGGCTCAACTATGTAGGGTTATCCGTACCTCTAGGTCGGTTATCTGCGAAAGATCTACTTGAAGTCGCGCAATGTGCCGATAAGTACGGAGATGGTTCCATTCGGACGTGTCTTTCGAAAAATCTAGTGCTTGGTAATATACCGACTGAAAATATAGAGGCCCTCCTAGCGGAAAAGATCATCAAACGTTTTACACCGAATCCAAAGCCCTTTGTGGGATACACTGTTTCTTGTACTGGAAAGGAATTCTGCAATTTAGCTTTAGTTGAAACAAAAGAGTTTGCTTTGAGATTGGCACAAACCCTTGATGAAAAGGTTGAGTTAGATACTCCACTTCGAATCCATGTGAATGGCTGCCCTAATTCTTGTGGGCAATTACAAATTGCTGATATTGGATTAAGAGGTACAATGGGAAAGCTAAATGGTAAGACTGTCGAGAAATTCGAACTATCGATTGGAGGAAGCCTCGGAATGAATGCTGGCTTTGCAACAGCCCTCCAAGGGGCGGTCTCAGCCGAAAAGGTTGAAGAGGTTTTGGAGGACTTTATTAGCTTCTATAAAAATAAAAGACTTCCCCAGGAGTCATTTCATGATTTTGTTTCTCGGTTTGGATCTCAAGCCTTTCAGGAACTTCTTACCCCTTATACAGAGTTCCTAGGATTAGCTAGTAAATAGATTATGTTTCTCCATTAGTAAATTTATAAAGCGGCTGGTTGATACCAACCGTTTTTTCTGTAGCAGGAGGTTAAAAACTGGCACCTGTATTATTTACCATTGGGGATTTCTTACTGCGATCTCCGACTACTTTAATAGTAGAGCATATTTAATAGAAAGAAGAGTAAGCACGGTTCGGTGGCGAGGGCAGCAAGGTCAATAGCCCACAGCTAGCCGTCTACACCACGCATACTACACTTCCAAATTGGTTGGTCGGGGTTTGTTTATCTAGATATTCTTTAAGCTCAAATCAGAGCCTTTCGTAGGTTTCCTTTAGTAATAGTGCATCTTTCTCCACCATAGGGCCTTCAGATATGATACAACCTTTTACATTGAAGTACCTTATAGCCTTCAGGCAATCCACATAATTAAAGTCACTTTGTAGCAACGGGAGATGGTTCCGCTCACCTTTTTCATTGTAATTTACTCCTCCCATATGAATATGTAAGTCTTCCAAAGCCGATTTTCCGAGTTCATCTGAAACATACTGAAGTATTATAGCAAAATCATTAAGCCCTTTTAGTTTGCCGTTGTATCTTGCGTGTATATGTGAAAAATCAATACACAATTTACACGAGCTAATTTCTTTACACAAAGACACTAGCTCCTCAAGGGTGCCGAATTGTGTTCCCTTACCAGTTGTCTCTAATCTATAATCTACCCCGGTTAGGGGAAGACGTAATAAATTGTCCCTTATGGTATGATACGCACCCTCTTTGGAGTCTTCCAAGTAAAAGCCTGGATGAAAGACTAGACTCCTCCCCCCAACTTTGGACAACCCTTCCAGAGCTTTTAAGATCCTTTCTATGGATTGTTCCTGTTTATCCGCCTCATTTGCATTTAAATTTATGTAGTGCGAGCCATGTGCTGATAAGTAAAAATTATTTTTTAACTTAGCTTGTAATATAAGGCTATTATTGTTATCCGTAACATTAACGTTTCTGACAAAAAGAAGTTCCATTGCATCAAGCCCTATTGACTTAGCATAGTCTATCCCACTAGCATAATTAAATTTAGTGGAACCGTTTCCTAGCGGAAGACCAGATATGCCAAATAAAAGTGTATCCATTATCATCATCCTTTTTGACCTAAAGGCTAACCAATTTCACTAGGATCCATTTTAGAGTAATCCATCTCACATATCATTATGTCCAAATATCAATCACACTTTTGACTTCTTTTTTACAGAATTCTGCGAAGGGGCAGATGTTACACTTTGTGTTATGAGGATGGCAATACTATCTAATTTTAGCTCTAGTACCTTTATTAATACACGCCAAATCAAACTTAGAGTTGATTAGAGGAGTTTTATTTTATTATATGAGTATCCGATACATACCACATCGATTAGATGACATTTGGAAACTATTATATGCATAGCAATATGACTTTGAGGCACATTAATTGAGCCAGCCAGCGGCTAAGTGGCCGTTAACTAATACTTTTTCAAACAGAAAGGATGCATTATTATGCTAAACGAAAAATTATTGGACGTACTTTCTCATCCCGCAGACGGAGCTGTCTCTATCGTGACCAACGGTGACGATGGCCCACATTTAGTGAATACTTGGAATAGCTATATAGTCGTCACACCGGATGACAAACTATTAATCCCAGCTTACGGCTTCAACAAAACTGAAAGAAACCTTAGCGTGCATAACGATGTTATTCTATCGATTGCCAGCAGGGAAATTGAAGGTTACAAAGCAAAAGGAACAGGTTTTATCGTGAAAGGAACTACCCGTTTTGTGAAATCAGGTGAGGATTTTGATCGTATGAAAGAAAGATTTTCATGGGTTCGTGCAGTATTGGAAATAGCTGTGACATCTGCGAAACAAATGCTTTAAAATGAGCCTACAATATGTTCAGGGTTTGCATTGTAGTATATAGATACCCTGGGCATTATCGACATATAAACAAGACCAGCATTCTTAGTAAAGCTGGTCTTGTTTGACCCACCCGAGATGGTCTATTGATTTCTAATACTTTTCATATTTCACCTCTACTTCCTTTAAAATACATAAATTCTGTTCCCAGGTACACCCTCGACCCCAATTTACATCACAACATATTTCCGTGGACGTAGATGGTCCTAGTAAATTGTTACACAATTTACACCCCAACTCTGGAACCCTTACCACAATCAGCTTTCAGCTGTCTATTTCTTAAGACAACTGACGGTTTCGACGTGCGCTGAGAAACTATTTTTCTGCTCGGCCAGATCCGACGAAACCCTACAGTAAGCACAGACCTTGAGCTTTTTCTCCATAATAACTGTTGCTTCAATCGTTCGTATCTTTTTCATGTGACTCCCTTCCTCCCTCATTACACTGAATCGGCAAGGTTGTGGGAACATATTCTTTTCAAAAAAATATCCTACGCTCGGTAATAGTCCGGGTGTAGGAATGATAGCTCTAATTATGATCGAAGTCATTGATGATCTGATCCAGTTCAGCCCAACCTTTCCAGCCGAGATGCCAAGGATCTTGCATAAAATAGAGTTCTCTCTCATGAGAGGAAAGATCAACGCATTGAAATCCCGCATCCTGGATAATTCGGAAAACCTTTTGGTAATATGTTTTTCGGATATCTAAAGATAGTCCGGTATAATCACGAAAAAGTCCGTTATGTGGAATCATTACAAAAAGTGGTCTTACATGTTTTTCTTTAAGAAGCTCCAGCATTAGTTTAAGATCATCGTACTCCACAGAATCATTTAATTTATTAGCTCCTTTTTGGTAACCCTTCGTAGCCGGTTTGACGTTTTTGGCGTAGAGATCATCCTCAATATTAAAGTCATTTTTCATTTTTGTTTTGGCTAGAGTCACAGCTTGTTCCTTAATTTTCTCCCAATTGACGGCTTGGTCTGATGTCGGAGAGGCAAGCTTAGTAACTATCCTGCGGTCTAATTTAGAGGAAGCTATCTTTACATTTCGGGCATCTTGAATTTGCATTGAGGCATACTCAAGACGTACCTGCGGCCACAAGAATAGGCGCGTCATGAGCGATTTCCAGTCAGAACTTTTGTAGGTTGTTAAGTATTCTTTAAGGAGGTAGTCATCCTTAGCAACTTGAGGAAGATCCAATATACGTTTGACGATCCGGTTTTTCAGCTTAGGAGACAAGTCCGGATTAAACAGTACGTCATATACCTTCAGTGGGGAAGAATTATCGGAGAACTTGTCGTTAGGGATTCCTTGCAAGTTTCCGAACCAATCAGGAGAGAAAGTTATGACAATCTTTTTCTCTTTTATATCATTCTGGGCAGCGATATTAAGTATATGCACCAAAGTTTGACAGCTCCCACGCCCAATAATAAACGGGGTAAAGTCTGTCGGCCGATTGGCAAAAACGCGGGTGGGGTTAAAATCATAACCAGTTCCCAGTTCGGAAGAGCCATACATTGGCAAGACGTCCCCGGTTTTCATAGCCTTATGCTGAAAAATACTTCCTAACAAGACTTCTTGAGGGGGAGCTAACCCAGCCGCTTCAATCACACCAGGCGTCAGCCAGAAATAGTCTGCAATATCTTGGGTAATTGCTCCTGTATACAAGATGGTTAGCCAAAATATTATGAAAGCAATCACCATAGGGCCTAACCGTTTAGCGTTCATCATAACCACTCCTAGGGTATATTCCTACAGGTAGGGGACCAAATTGCCCAACCGCTCATTATGTATTCGCCGATTCAAATATTTTTCCTTCCTCGCCCTATAACTAGAAGTTATGACAACTGCTGTCAATACCCTGTCTGTTTTTCTCCGGGTTACTCTGTTTCACTATAGTATTCGTTGTGAAATTATCTAAATCCTGCGACAGACAAATTTTGAGGGTCCCGGAGCCCAATCTAAAGCGGTCGGCAAGGCCTTGGTAGCCGTCAACAATTCTACTTTAAACTGATTGAGATAATCAAGCAAGTAGTA
The sequence above is a segment of the Desulfosporosinus sp. Sb-LF genome. Coding sequences within it:
- a CDS encoding pyridoxamine 5'-phosphate oxidase family protein, with translation MLNEKLLDVLSHPADGAVSIVTNGDDGPHLVNTWNSYIVVTPDDKLLIPAYGFNKTERNLSVHNDVILSIASREIEGYKAKGTGFIVKGTTRFVKSGEDFDRMKERFSWVRAVLEIAVTSAKQML
- a CDS encoding TIM barrel protein, which gives rise to MDTLLFGISGLPLGNGSTKFNYASGIDYAKSIGLDAMELLFVRNVNVTDNNNSLILQAKLKNNFYLSAHGSHYINLNANEADKQEQSIERILKALEGLSKVGGRSLVFHPGFYLEDSKEGAYHTIRDNLLRLPLTGVDYRLETTGKGTQFGTLEELVSLCKEISSCKLCIDFSHIHARYNGKLKGLNDFAIILQYVSDELGKSALEDLHIHMGGVNYNEKGERNHLPLLQSDFNYVDCLKAIRYFNVKGCIISEGPMVEKDALLLKETYERL
- a CDS encoding nitrite/sulfite reductase yields the protein MNQVWVKDYHELNDFEKLKLSKDGLDIVEKIPDYKESGFETIDPKERDLLKWAGVNVQKPRDAGYFLMRVKIPSGVMNSNQARVLANIAKDYGRGILDLTTRQAFQFHWLTIENIPIVMNILNKFQLHTIGSEGDCPRTIIGNPLAGIDPNETIDTRVIVQEVFEYFQGNREFSNLPRKFKISISTNVYNTGHAQINDLAFTPAVKKDGKNNIYGFHVYVGGGLSAKPYLAQKLNLFVYPHEVLKVSIAVTTLFRDYGYRKNRRHARLKFLFADWGRDKFETELLKLTGPLETSGIDLTCGWNAGYFYGVHPQKQLGLNYVGLSVPLGRLSAKDLLEVAQCADKYGDGSIRTCLSKNLVLGNIPTENIEALLAEKIIKRFTPNPKPFVGYTVSCTGKEFCNLALVETKEFALRLAQTLDEKVELDTPLRIHVNGCPNSCGQLQIADIGLRGTMGKLNGKTVEKFELSIGGSLGMNAGFATALQGAVSAEKVEEVLEDFISFYKNKRLPQESFHDFVSRFGSQAFQELLTPYTEFLGLASK
- the dltD gene encoding D-alanyl-lipoteichoic acid biosynthesis protein DltD — its product is MMNAKRLGPMVIAFIIFWLTILYTGAITQDIADYFWLTPGVIEAAGLAPPQEVLLGSIFQHKAMKTGDVLPMYGSSELGTGYDFNPTRVFANRPTDFTPFIIGRGSCQTLVHILNIAAQNDIKEKKIVITFSPDWFGNLQGIPNDKFSDNSSPLKVYDVLFNPDLSPKLKNRIVKRILDLPQVAKDDYLLKEYLTTYKSSDWKSLMTRLFLWPQVRLEYASMQIQDARNVKIASSKLDRRIVTKLASPTSDQAVNWEKIKEQAVTLAKTKMKNDFNIEDDLYAKNVKPATKGYQKGANKLNDSVEYDDLKLMLELLKEKHVRPLFVMIPHNGLFRDYTGLSLDIRKTYYQKVFRIIQDAGFQCVDLSSHERELYFMQDPWHLGWKGWAELDQIINDFDHN
- a CDS encoding nitrite reductase, which codes for MSLEIGNKEKMIKTCQAILESCEKPFVWEEEDTYKYGDYKKPFNLFLPHQQIDNELHNLFEKFSNSSYLYDQIKATCTLDEEWAEYGTYGMDRDFSCYFSKFTLKPEYVEQVKTYFNNRLSELQKSKSEIESR